A genomic window from Salvia miltiorrhiza cultivar Shanhuang (shh) chromosome 5, IMPLAD_Smil_shh, whole genome shotgun sequence includes:
- the LOC131025750 gene encoding uncharacterized protein LOC131025750, translated as MEKFKCSKRTVSRLWAETKNNKALGQQYIYKIERSLAHGVSCSKTTVWRWIQQGLIRAHTSAIRPDLTAPNKLLRLRFSLQALEVDSILRNLRFRSMHNTVHIDEKWFYMTKGTHRPLFGPDGEVIFDEKIGIFPFTQKVPAQRASKNRPVGTMVTKSIESVTKEVYRECLIQKMLPAIMAKWPTGASKVIYIQQDNAKPHITNDDPIWRQHANQNGFTFILVQQPPNSPDTNVNDLRWFRAIQSFPTQTSSQTINQLIEVVHKAFEELSPNTLNNVFLSLQECMVEIMKVKDENSYKLPHMKNGELARADALPLNLEVSQDLVRECISYLIEQRGNHGA; from the exons ATGGAGAAGTTCAAGTGCTCAAAAAGAACGGTGAGTCGTCTTTGGGCTGAAACAAAAAACAACAAGGCATTGGGACAACAATACATTTACAAAATCGAAAG GAGCTTAGCACATGGAGTTAGCTGTTCAAAAACAACTGTGTGGAGATGGATTCAACAAGGGCTGATCAGAGCACATACTTCAGCCATACGGCCTGATTTAACGGCTCCAAACAAGCTACTGAGATTGAGGTTTTCATTACAAGCACTTGAAGTCGATAGCATCTTAAGAAATCTGAGGTTTAGGAGCATGCACAATACAGTGCACATCGATGAGAAGTGGTTTTACATGACTAAGGGGACGCACAG ACCCTTGTTTGGGCCTGATGGTGAGGTAATATTTGATGAAAAAATTGGGATATTTCCATTTACTCAAAAAGTGCCAGCACAGCGAGCTAGCAAAAACAGACCAGTAGGGACCATGGTGACCAAGTCAATAGAGTCAGTCACTAAAGAGGTGTATAGGGAATGCTTGATTCAAAAG ATGCTCCCAGCCATTATGGCAAAATGGCCAACTGGAGCAAGCAAAGTTATCTATATTCAGCAGGACAATGCAAAGCCACATATCACAAATGATGATCCAATTTGGAGACAGCATGCCAATCAAAATGGGTTCACATTTATTCTAGTGCAGCAACCACCAAACTCCCCAGACACTAATGTCAATGATTTAAGGTGGTTTAGGGCCATCCAAAGTTTTCCAACACAGACTAGCAGCCAGACAATTAACCAATTAATAGAGGTTGTACACAAAGCATTTGAAGAGTTGTCTCCAAACACTTTAAACAATGTGTTTCTAAGTTTGCAGGAATGTATGGTTGAAATTATGAAGGTTAAAGATGAGAATTCCTACAAATTGCCCCATATGAAAAATGGGGAACTTGCTAGGGCTGATGCACTTCCATTAAATTTGGAAGTGTCTCAGGATTTGGTAAGAGAATGCATAAGCTACTTAATAGAACAGAGAGGTAACCatggggcttag
- the LOC131025751 gene encoding nuclear pore complex protein NUP98A-like gives MTDSPLNSGPLAVAARSFHVPSFFCAEVFVFICNEVAHDDPSSILHKISLFDDLILEDNLLEGNLPENLGSLSNLKLFSIMTTNTVLHHMNFKNFRLFGVSFCYSWNRNDYFVYLVSLARAISQGTASTFGTGLGFGNTQSSPLFQSTTPTLAQTSSPFGHTSAFGQSASGYGQSNLFSTPSTGFGGNLFSSSSSLLSSTGALGFGQTTPSLSTPFQSAQSAPGGFNFSNFGQSQAAAPSGFGGTPGMFSNTAFGQVPGTQGTVAAQAAPMTNPFGTLPTMPQVSIGRTGTSPSVQYVLLGQVQGKRSKCFIASCSNTLCDP, from the exons atgactgattctccttTGAATTCAGGTCCATTGGCTGTTGCTGCACGTTCCTTTcacgttccatctttcttctgtgcTGAAGT ATTCGTCTTCATCTGTAATGAAGTGGCGCAtgacgatccttcgagcatcttgcacaagaTCAGTCTCTTtgatgatct GATTTTGGAAGATAATCTACTTGAAGGAAATCTGCCAGAAAACCTTGGAAGTTTGAGTAATTTGAAGCT GTTTAGTATTATGACTACAAACACAGTTTTGCATCACATGAACTTTAAGAACTTTAGACTA TTTGGTGTTTCCTTTTGCTATTCTTGGAATCGGAATGACTACTTTGTGTATCttgtttctctggcgagggccatTTCACAGGGGACTGCATCTACATTTGGTACTGGCTTGGGGTTTGGTAACACTCAGTCTTCCCCATTATTCCAGTCAACGACACCTACGCTTGCACAGACTAGTTCACCTTTTGGACATACATCTGCATTTGGTCAAAGTGCATCAGGTTATGGTCAGTCAAATTTGTTTTCTACACCCTCTACGGGTTTTGGTGGCAATTTGTTTTCCAGCAGTTCATCGCTTCTAAGCAGCACCGGCGCCTTGGGATTTGGTCAAACAACT CCTTCACTTTCTACTCCATTTCAATCGGCACAGTCAGCTCCTGGGGGTTTCAACTTTAGCAATTTTGGCCAGTCACAAGCAG CTGCTCCAAGTGGCTTTGGTGGCACCCCTGGCATGTTTAGCAATACTGCTTTTGGACAAGT GCCTGGCACTCAAGGTACTGTTGCTGCACAAGCAGCTCCCATGACAAATCCCTTTGGAACTTTACCTACAATGCCTCAGGTGTCAATTGGTCGCACAGGGACTTCCCCTTCTGTTCAGTATG TGTTGCTTGGACAGGTGCAGGGGAAAAGGAGTAAATGCTTTATAGCTTCTTGTAGTAATACCTTGTGTGATCCATGA